The following DNA comes from Gemmatimonadaceae bacterium.
TGGTCGCGCGGCAGAGGCGTTGCAGTTGGAGATCGCTGCGGGAATTGAAGCTCGCGACACCCCTTCAATGCTGACCGGTTTTCCGGTAATCCACGTCGTAACGGACAGCACATCACTGCTCCTGCCCGGTTTTTCTGAACGCGCCGAAAAAATTATGCGCGCACTCGGCACTCGTGGCGCGCTGCACCTGCGAAGTTCGCGTCTTTCAGGACGGTCGTTTCACGGGATTGCAGCAAGACTTGCGGAAGTTCAGACGGCCACCGGCTGCTGGCTCATCGTCAACGATCGCGTGGACATTGCGCGCGCAGTCGGCGCCCGGGGTATTCAGCTCGCCGCACATTCGCTTCGAATTTCTGACGCTCTGACTGTCGCGCCCGACATTCCAGTCGGAGCCAGCATCCACAGCGTCGACGAGGCCCGCAAGTCCGAATCCGAAGGTGCCGCGTGGTGCGTCGCTGGGACCGTGTTCGAAACCCCGAGCCATGAGGGGCGCCCTCCAGCCCAAATCCAGTTCATCGCTCAGGTGGTGGCCGCCGTGCGCATTCCAGTCATCGCCATCGGAGGTATTGCACCATCTGACGTGGGCGCATTGCGCGCGGCGGGCGCGCACGGTATTGCCACGATCCGCGGAGCGGTATGGGACTGCGGCGCTGACGCGATTCCGGGCCCCGCAGCACCGACTCAATCCAGCGGATTGCCGCTGACTTACGACGACGCTGACGAACCGGTCGCGCGCTATATTTCAGCGTATGATGCCGACGATGGAAG
Coding sequences within:
- a CDS encoding thiamine phosphate synthase — translated: MEIAAGIEARDTPSMLTGFPVIHVVTDSTSLLLPGFSERAEKIMRALGTRGALHLRSSRLSGRSFHGIAARLAEVQTATGCWLIVNDRVDIARAVGARGIQLAAHSLRISDALTVAPDIPVGASIHSVDEARKSESEGAAWCVAGTVFETPSHEGRPPAQIQFIAQVVAAVRIPVIAIGGIAPSDVGALRAAGAHGIATIRGAVWDCGADAIPGPAAPTQSSGLPLTYDDADEPVARYISAYDADDG